One part of the Phragmites australis chromosome 3, lpPhrAust1.1, whole genome shotgun sequence genome encodes these proteins:
- the LOC133913255 gene encoding GEM-like protein 1 isoform X1 codes for MLLPFPFLARVELSKVNAPENLRLLAAKFSKHPQFRSTRSPAFPLSPINPQSTRDVPVLFQASAMTASSWAAPPPGYPQGHGYGHGNQQLAAPQPQATAVPATAASSGLGNPYVVVTPAAAASSWAAPPPGYPQGHVHEQGNQQLASPQPQATAVPVTAASNGLGNPYVVVTPAAATPSTRQSIMKALGRYGKVLEDGTRKAADASGNIWHHLRTAPNMADAAVARLAQGTKVYAEGGHDRVFHQTFGTMPGEQLRKAYACYLSTSSGPVIGTLYLSTARLAFCSDSPLCYQGPAGQPLECMYYKVVLPLNQVRSVNPSASMRNRAERYIQITTTDNHEFWFMGFVNYDKALKNLYEALQHRDVHGHHSS; via the exons ATGCTCCTTCCTTTCCCTTTCCTTGCCCGGGTGGAGTTGAGTAAAGTAAACGCGCCAGAGAACCTTCGCCTCCTCGCCGCAAAATTCAGCAAGCATCCGCAGTTCCGCTCGACCAGATCGCCCGCTTTTCCCCTCTCTCCGATCAATCCGCAGAGCACGCGCGACGTTCCGGTTCTGTTCCAAGCATCGGCGATGACGGCGTCGTCGTGGGCTGCTCCGCCGCCCGGGTACCCGCAAGGGCACGGGTACGGGCACGGCAACCAGCAGCTGGCTGCGCCTCAACCGCAGGCCACAGCCGTGCCCGCGACGGCAGCGAGCAGCGGCTTGGGCAATCCCTACGTGGTCGTCACCCCCGCGGCCGCGGCGTCGTCGTGGGCTGCTCCGCCGCCCGGGTACCCGCAAGGGCACGTGCACGAGCAAGGCAACCAGCAGCTGGCTTCGCCTCAACCGCAGGCCACAGCCGTGCCCGTGACGGCAGCGAGCAACGGCTTGGGCAATCCCTACGTGGTCGTCACCCCCGCGGCCGCGACCCCGTCCACCCGCCAGT CCATCATGAAGGCGCTGGGACGGTACGGCAAGGTGCTGGAGGACGGCACCCGCAaggccgccgacgcctccggcAACATCTGGCACCACC TCCGGACGGCGCCGAACATGGCGGACGCGGCGGTGGCGCGTCTGGCGCAGGGGACGAAGGTGTATGCGGAGGGCGGGCACGACAGGGTGTTCCACCAGACGTTCGGCACCATGCCCGGGGAGCAGCTCCGCAAGGCCTACGCCTGCTACCTCTCCACCTCCTCGGGCCCCGTCATCGGCACGCTCTACCTCTCCACGGCGCGCCTCGCCTTCTGCAGCGACAGCCCGCTCTGCTACCAGGGCCCCGCCGGCCAACCGCTCGAGTGCATGTACTACAAG GTAGTGCTTCCCCTGAACCAAGTGAGGTCAGTGAACCCTTCTGCCAGCATGCGCAACCGGGCGGAGAGGTACATCCAGATCACCACTACGGATAACCACGAGTTCTGGTTCATGGGGTTCGTGAATTACGACAAGGCTCTCAAGAATCTCTACGAAGCCCTGCAGCACCGCGATGTCCACGGCCACCACAGCAGCTGA
- the LOC133913255 gene encoding GEM-like protein 1 isoform X3, whose amino-acid sequence MLLPFPFLARVELSKVNAPENLRLLAAKFSKHPQFRSTRSPAFPLSPINPQSTRDVPVLFQASAMTASSWAAPPPGYPQGHGYGHGNQQLAAPQPQATAVPATAASSGLGNPYVVVTPAAAASSWAAPPPGYPQGHVHEQGNQQLASPQPQATAVPVTAASNGLGNPYVVVTPAAATPSTRQFRTAPNMADAAVARLAQGTKVYAEGGHDRVFHQTFGTMPGEQLRKAYACYLSTSSGPVIGTLYLSTARLAFCSDSPLCYQGPAGQPLECMYYKVVLPLNQVRSVNPSASMRNRAERYIQITTTDNHEFWFMGFVNYDKALKNLYEALQHRDVHGHHSS is encoded by the exons ATGCTCCTTCCTTTCCCTTTCCTTGCCCGGGTGGAGTTGAGTAAAGTAAACGCGCCAGAGAACCTTCGCCTCCTCGCCGCAAAATTCAGCAAGCATCCGCAGTTCCGCTCGACCAGATCGCCCGCTTTTCCCCTCTCTCCGATCAATCCGCAGAGCACGCGCGACGTTCCGGTTCTGTTCCAAGCATCGGCGATGACGGCGTCGTCGTGGGCTGCTCCGCCGCCCGGGTACCCGCAAGGGCACGGGTACGGGCACGGCAACCAGCAGCTGGCTGCGCCTCAACCGCAGGCCACAGCCGTGCCCGCGACGGCAGCGAGCAGCGGCTTGGGCAATCCCTACGTGGTCGTCACCCCCGCGGCCGCGGCGTCGTCGTGGGCTGCTCCGCCGCCCGGGTACCCGCAAGGGCACGTGCACGAGCAAGGCAACCAGCAGCTGGCTTCGCCTCAACCGCAGGCCACAGCCGTGCCCGTGACGGCAGCGAGCAACGGCTTGGGCAATCCCTACGTGGTCGTCACCCCCGCGGCCGCGACCCCGTCCACCCGCCAGT TCCGGACGGCGCCGAACATGGCGGACGCGGCGGTGGCGCGTCTGGCGCAGGGGACGAAGGTGTATGCGGAGGGCGGGCACGACAGGGTGTTCCACCAGACGTTCGGCACCATGCCCGGGGAGCAGCTCCGCAAGGCCTACGCCTGCTACCTCTCCACCTCCTCGGGCCCCGTCATCGGCACGCTCTACCTCTCCACGGCGCGCCTCGCCTTCTGCAGCGACAGCCCGCTCTGCTACCAGGGCCCCGCCGGCCAACCGCTCGAGTGCATGTACTACAAG GTAGTGCTTCCCCTGAACCAAGTGAGGTCAGTGAACCCTTCTGCCAGCATGCGCAACCGGGCGGAGAGGTACATCCAGATCACCACTACGGATAACCACGAGTTCTGGTTCATGGGGTTCGTGAATTACGACAAGGCTCTCAAGAATCTCTACGAAGCCCTGCAGCACCGCGATGTCCACGGCCACCACAGCAGCTGA
- the LOC133913255 gene encoding GEM-like protein 1 isoform X2, protein MLLPFPFLARVELSKVNAPENLRLLAAKFSKHPQFRSTRSPAFPLSPINPQSTRDVPVLFQASAMTASSWAAPPPGYPQGHGYGHGNQQLAAPQPQATAVPATAASSGLGNPYVVVTPAAAASSWAAPPPGYPQGHVHEQGNQQLASPQPQATAVPVTAASNGLGNPYVVVTPAAATPSTRQSIMKALGRYGKVLEDGTRKAADASGNIWHHLRTAPNMADAAVARLAQGTKVYAEGGHDRVFHQTFGTMPGEQLRKAYACYLSTSSGPVIGTLYLSTARLAFCSDSPLCYQGPAGQPLECMYYKAMLPLNQVRSVNPSASMRNRAERYIQITTTDNHEFWFMGFVNYDKALKNLYEALQHRDVHGHHSS, encoded by the exons ATGCTCCTTCCTTTCCCTTTCCTTGCCCGGGTGGAGTTGAGTAAAGTAAACGCGCCAGAGAACCTTCGCCTCCTCGCCGCAAAATTCAGCAAGCATCCGCAGTTCCGCTCGACCAGATCGCCCGCTTTTCCCCTCTCTCCGATCAATCCGCAGAGCACGCGCGACGTTCCGGTTCTGTTCCAAGCATCGGCGATGACGGCGTCGTCGTGGGCTGCTCCGCCGCCCGGGTACCCGCAAGGGCACGGGTACGGGCACGGCAACCAGCAGCTGGCTGCGCCTCAACCGCAGGCCACAGCCGTGCCCGCGACGGCAGCGAGCAGCGGCTTGGGCAATCCCTACGTGGTCGTCACCCCCGCGGCCGCGGCGTCGTCGTGGGCTGCTCCGCCGCCCGGGTACCCGCAAGGGCACGTGCACGAGCAAGGCAACCAGCAGCTGGCTTCGCCTCAACCGCAGGCCACAGCCGTGCCCGTGACGGCAGCGAGCAACGGCTTGGGCAATCCCTACGTGGTCGTCACCCCCGCGGCCGCGACCCCGTCCACCCGCCAGT CCATCATGAAGGCGCTGGGACGGTACGGCAAGGTGCTGGAGGACGGCACCCGCAaggccgccgacgcctccggcAACATCTGGCACCACC TCCGGACGGCGCCGAACATGGCGGACGCGGCGGTGGCGCGTCTGGCGCAGGGGACGAAGGTGTATGCGGAGGGCGGGCACGACAGGGTGTTCCACCAGACGTTCGGCACCATGCCCGGGGAGCAGCTCCGCAAGGCCTACGCCTGCTACCTCTCCACCTCCTCGGGCCCCGTCATCGGCACGCTCTACCTCTCCACGGCGCGCCTCGCCTTCTGCAGCGACAGCCCGCTCTGCTACCAGGGCCCCGCCGGCCAACCGCTCGAGTGCATGTACTACAAGGCAA TGCTTCCCCTGAACCAAGTGAGGTCAGTGAACCCTTCTGCCAGCATGCGCAACCGGGCGGAGAGGTACATCCAGATCACCACTACGGATAACCACGAGTTCTGGTTCATGGGGTTCGTGAATTACGACAAGGCTCTCAAGAATCTCTACGAAGCCCTGCAGCACCGCGATGTCCACGGCCACCACAGCAGCTGA
- the LOC133913257 gene encoding ATP synthase delta chain, chloroplastic-like yields MNILNQPINPGGHPVFPAAKETGQLMPASVRFDGVPAQPSTAAAGRSHAHSRRWQAQTLRRASSYVGVEHDGAAVAVPATAPAPPFKPLTLDFLRSLLDKNGSMGSVADGAAPVAPPPQLLALRVVVTSALELDARQTELIARKMRRLTGFVNLKVENVVDPSLIAGFVVCYGTDDSHVIDLSVKGQLAALKNRVDSIDQSAHAHGHAHH; encoded by the coding sequence ATGAACATCTTGAACCAGCCCATCAACCCCGGCGGCCACCCTGTGTTCCCCGCGGCAAAGGAGACTGGCCAGCTGATGCCGGCGTCGGTGCGCTTCGACGGCGTGCCGGCACAGCCGAGCACGGCGGCCGCGGGGCGGTCCCACGCGCACTCCCGAAGGTGGCAGGCGCAGACGCTGCGCCGGGCCAGCAGCTACGTCGGCGTCGAGCACGacggcgccgccgtcgccgtcccaGCCACGGCCCCGGCTCCACCTTTCAAGCCGCTTACGCTCGACTTCCTGCGGTCCCTCCTGGACAAGAACGGCAGCATGGGCTCGGTCGCGGACGGCGCCGCGccggtggcgccgccgccgcagctgcTCGCACTGCGGGTGGTCGTGACCTCCGCCCTGGAGCTGGATGCGCGCCAGACCGAGCTCATCGCGCGCAAGATGCGCCGGCTCACCGGGTTCGTGAATCTGAAGGTTGAGAACGTCGTGGACCCGTCCCTGATCGCCGGCTTCGTGGTCTGCTACGGCACCGACGACTCGCACGTCATCGACCTCAGCGTGAAGGGACAGCTCGCCGCGCTCAAAAACCGCGTCGACTCCATCGACCAGAGCGCCCACGCCCACGGACACGCACACCACTGA